ACTTCGGCGACGAAGGCGCGGCCAACCATACCCGTTTCTGCGCGGATTACGGCCAGCCGGGCGTGGAGTTCTTCGTGTTCGGCGCGGCGGCCTTCGACATGCGCTATCCGAAGCCGGCCAAGTTCCCGGCGCGGCAGACGCTGGAGGCCAGCCAGGCGGTGGCCAGGCTGCACGGCCTGTCCGAGGCCGGCGTGGTGTACGCGCAGCAGGATCCGGACACCATCGACGCCGGCGTGTTCCACAACGACGTGATCTCGGTCGGCAACGGCGAAGTGCTGTTCCACCATCAGCAGGCCTTCCTCAACCAGGCCGACGTGCTGGACGAGATTGCCCGCAAGCTGGAAGCGCGCGGCGGCCGCTTCACGGCCATCGAGGTGCCGCGCGCCGAGGTGACGGTGGAGGAGGCGGTGAAGAGCTATCTGTTCAACAGCCAGCTGCTGTCCAAGCCGGGCGGCAAGATGCTGATCGTGGTGCCGGAAGAGTGCCGCAACAGCGAGCGGGTGTGGAGCTATCTGCAGAAGCTGGCGGCCAGCGGCGGACCGATCGACGAGGTCCGGGTGTTCGACCTGAAGCAGAGCATGCAGAACGGCGGCGGCCCCGCCTGCCTGCGCCTGCGCGTGGCGCTGAACCAGGCGGAACTGGCCGCGGTGAATCCCAAGGTGCTGATGAGCGACGCGTTGTTCGCATCGCTCAACGGCTGGGTGGACCGCCACTACCGCGACCGCCTGGCGCCGGAGGACCTGGCCGATCCGCAGCTGCTGATCGAATGCCGCGGCGCGCTGGACGAGTTGACCGGCATCCTGGGCCTGGGCAGCGTCTATCCCTTCCAGCTGGCCTGAGGCGTTTTTCCAACGCACAGCCCGTCCCGCGAAACCGGGGCGGGTTTTTTCTTGTCCGCGCCATTTAGCGGCTGTTAACAAATTGCTTGCCGGTTATTCCGGATGACGGACTATGGTGAAAATTGGCATGGTTGTTGCATATTCCGGCGGGTGTGGGCATGAAGTCACAGGAGAGCCCGGAAC
This genomic window from Chromobacterium violaceum ATCC 12472 contains:
- the astB gene encoding N-succinylarginine dihydrolase, producing the protein MNAYEVNFDGLVGPTHNYSGLSFGNVASTSNVSAASNPKLAAKQGLQKMKALYDLGFKQGVLAPQERPDVASLRRLGFGGSDAEVIARAAKEAPTILAAATSASCMWTANAATVSPSADTADGRVHFTPANLNNKFHRSIEHPTTRRVLRAMFADETRFAVHEALPAQMHFGDEGAANHTRFCADYGQPGVEFFVFGAAAFDMRYPKPAKFPARQTLEASQAVARLHGLSEAGVVYAQQDPDTIDAGVFHNDVISVGNGEVLFHHQQAFLNQADVLDEIARKLEARGGRFTAIEVPRAEVTVEEAVKSYLFNSQLLSKPGGKMLIVVPEECRNSERVWSYLQKLAASGGPIDEVRVFDLKQSMQNGGGPACLRLRVALNQAELAAVNPKVLMSDALFASLNGWVDRHYRDRLAPEDLADPQLLIECRGALDELTGILGLGSVYPFQLA